The following proteins come from a genomic window of Vallitaleaceae bacterium 9-2:
- a CDS encoding PP2C family protein-serine/threonine phosphatase: protein MSMTPMFVEVGHNSLNKKDEELCGDKVEVFQSDERTIIVLADGLGSGVKANILATLTSKIAITMLIKGADIEEVIDTIAHTLPVCKVREIAYSTFSIIEIDRQLKCKIFESENPPFFFLRKGKLLIPEKREVKIMDKTIVLTELQLQEEDIIYLCSDGVIHAGVGQTLNFGWQWEHVASYITKNQKMNAELLSRRLLNACNDLYEGLPGDDTTIVTVKIRKPVQLLLFTGPPVDQKRDAQIVRQFMKSTGKKVVCGGTAANIVSRELGEPIHTCMDYLDPTIPPIAHIKGLDLVTEGVLTIQRTIELLEQFAERKIRLSDLGKDGASLLCKIFIEEATHVDLWLGKAINGAHQNPDFPKELSLKINLVQELVCALEKIGKKAKIRYISEVKHEKI, encoded by the coding sequence ATGTCAATGACTCCCATGTTTGTGGAAGTTGGACATAATAGCTTAAATAAAAAAGATGAGGAACTGTGTGGAGATAAGGTTGAGGTTTTTCAATCGGATGAACGTACAATTATCGTCCTTGCAGATGGATTAGGCAGTGGCGTCAAGGCCAATATTTTGGCAACACTAACGTCAAAGATTGCGATTACGATGTTGATTAAAGGGGCAGATATTGAAGAAGTTATTGACACAATCGCCCATACTTTACCGGTGTGTAAAGTGCGAGAAATCGCATACTCTACATTTTCAATTATTGAGATTGATCGGCAGTTAAAATGTAAGATTTTTGAATCTGAAAATCCACCGTTCTTTTTTTTACGAAAAGGAAAGCTGTTAATTCCGGAAAAACGTGAAGTAAAAATTATGGATAAAACGATTGTCCTAACAGAATTGCAACTGCAAGAAGAGGATATTATCTATTTGTGTAGCGATGGAGTAATTCATGCAGGTGTTGGACAGACATTAAACTTTGGATGGCAATGGGAACATGTTGCAAGCTACATTACAAAAAATCAAAAGATGAATGCGGAACTATTAAGTCGCCGCCTGCTTAATGCATGCAATGATTTATATGAAGGGTTACCGGGAGATGATACGACGATTGTCACTGTCAAAATTCGAAAACCCGTCCAATTGCTTTTGTTTACGGGACCGCCGGTTGATCAAAAAAGAGATGCACAAATTGTTCGTCAGTTCATGAAAAGTACGGGCAAAAAAGTTGTCTGCGGCGGAACGGCAGCAAATATTGTATCACGTGAGCTTGGGGAACCTATCCATACGTGTATGGACTATTTAGATCCGACGATTCCACCGATTGCACACATAAAAGGGTTAGACTTAGTAACAGAGGGTGTACTGACAATTCAAAGAACCATTGAACTGCTTGAGCAATTTGCAGAGCGCAAGATACGCTTGTCCGATCTTGGAAAAGATGGCGCAAGCCTCTTATGTAAAATATTTATTGAAGAAGCAACACATGTTGATTTATGGTTAGGCAAGGCTATTAATGGAGCACATCAAAATCCGGATTTTCCTAAAGAGTTGAGCTTGAAAATCAATCTTGTGCAAGAACTGGTTTGTGCACTGGAAAAAATAGGGAAAAAAGCGAAGATTCGTTATATTTCGGAGGTTAAGCATGAGAAAATATGA
- a CDS encoding metalloregulator ArsR/SmtB family transcription factor → MDLTAIFKLLSDETRMRVITLIYQEELCVCELCGILDQPQPKVSKVLAKLRDMNLVTDERKEKFVFYRLKKTNHLLNHTLDYLLKHTMDYPVLFQDSQRLLDKEKYIDQCSLESLRDIQ, encoded by the coding sequence ATGGACTTAACTGCTATATTCAAATTATTGTCTGACGAGACACGTATGCGTGTTATCACGCTTATCTATCAAGAAGAATTATGCGTCTGTGAACTTTGCGGAATTCTTGATCAACCTCAACCCAAGGTGTCAAAAGTCCTTGCAAAGTTACGTGATATGAACCTTGTCACCGACGAACGCAAAGAAAAATTTGTTTTTTATCGTCTAAAAAAAACAAATCATTTATTAAACCACACTCTGGACTATTTGCTCAAACACACCATGGATTATCCTGTACTTTTTCAAGATAGTCAACGCTTGCTCGACAAAGAAAAATACATTGATCAATGTTCACTTGAGTCATTACGTGACATTCAATAA
- the nspC gene encoding carboxynorspermidine decarboxylase, translated as MDYGINENDIKKIHKVMTPAYVVDERLLRKNLETLDYVQQSTGCKILLALKGFSMYSVFPLVGNYLAGITSSSLFEARLGFEEMGKEVHIYSPAYREDEFDEIMTYCEHIVFNSIDQYNQFKGKIASTDKHIECGLRVNPEYSEIETTIYDPCAIYSRLGTTADQFSEEDLEGIDGLHFHAMCEQNSDTLERVMEVVEEKFGKYFYQMKWVNFGGGHHVTRADYDVERLIQIIHRIKTKYDVEVYLEPGEAIALNTGFLVTKVLDIVHNGMDIAITDASAACHMPDVIEMPYRPMIIGSGLPDEKRYTYRLGGTTCLSGDIIGDYSFDEPLKIGDALIFTDMAHYTMVKNNMFNGVNLPSIALLNDQGIRIVKEFGYDDYKRRL; from the coding sequence ATGGATTACGGAATAAATGAAAACGATATCAAAAAAATACACAAGGTTATGACACCAGCATATGTTGTCGATGAGCGCTTACTGCGTAAAAACTTAGAAACCCTTGATTATGTACAACAGTCAACAGGATGTAAAATCCTGTTGGCTCTAAAAGGGTTTTCAATGTATTCGGTGTTTCCTTTGGTTGGAAATTACTTGGCGGGAATTACAAGTAGCTCATTATTTGAAGCGCGATTAGGTTTTGAAGAGATGGGCAAAGAAGTGCACATTTATTCACCGGCATATCGTGAAGATGAGTTTGATGAAATCATGACTTATTGCGAGCATATTGTTTTTAATTCCATTGACCAATATAATCAATTTAAAGGTAAAATAGCCAGTACCGATAAACACATCGAATGTGGTCTTCGTGTGAATCCGGAGTATTCGGAAATCGAGACGACAATATATGATCCATGTGCGATTTATTCTCGTCTGGGAACAACAGCAGACCAGTTTAGTGAAGAGGATCTAGAAGGCATTGACGGCTTGCATTTTCATGCAATGTGTGAACAAAACTCAGATACCTTAGAACGTGTAATGGAAGTTGTTGAAGAAAAATTCGGAAAATATTTTTATCAAATGAAATGGGTCAATTTTGGTGGAGGACACCATGTGACACGAGCTGATTATGATGTGGAACGATTGATTCAAATCATTCATCGTATTAAGACAAAATATGATGTGGAAGTATATCTTGAACCGGGAGAAGCGATTGCATTAAACACAGGTTTTTTGGTTACCAAAGTTCTTGATATTGTGCATAATGGGATGGATATAGCTATAACGGATGCTTCGGCAGCATGCCATATGCCAGATGTTATTGAAATGCCATACCGACCCATGATTATTGGCTCTGGTCTTCCAGATGAAAAGAGATACACCTATAGACTCGGTGGGACGACGTGTCTATCAGGAGATATTATAGGCGATTACTCTTTTGATGAGCCGCTAAAGATTGGTGATGCTTTGATTTTTACAGATATGGCGCATTATACTATGGTTAAGAATAACATGTTTAATGGAGTGAATCTACCTTCTATTGCGTTGTTAAATGATCAAGGCATACGTATTGTCAAAGAATTTGGATATGATGATTATAAACGAAGACTATAA
- a CDS encoding (2Fe-2S) ferredoxin domain-containing protein: MIEICIGSACHLKGSYNVIQDMKRLIAEHQLEEKVELKSSFCLGSCGSGVSIRVDGEKIYSIQADETEAFFNKYIGGDLL; encoded by the coding sequence ATGATTGAAATATGTATTGGTAGTGCATGCCATTTAAAAGGATCTTATAATGTAATACAAGATATGAAACGACTGATTGCAGAACATCAATTGGAAGAAAAAGTAGAGCTTAAATCTTCTTTTTGTCTCGGTTCGTGTGGTTCAGGTGTCAGTATTCGTGTGGATGGAGAAAAAATCTATTCTATTCAAGCCGATGAAACGGAAGCTTTTTTTAACAAGTATATTGGAGGAGACTTGTTATGA
- a CDS encoding saccharopine dehydrogenase family protein codes for MGKALIIGAGGVANVVVHKCCQNSDVFEEICIASRTQSKCIAIKDSVKDTTTKIQTAQVDADKTEEVVALIRQFEPDIVINVALPYQDLTIMDACLETGVDYLDTANYEPPEVPKFEYKWQWAYREKFEKAGLTAVLGSGFDPGVTGVFSAYAMKHYFDEIHYIDIVDANAGDHGYPFATNFNPEINIREITANGRYFEEGDWVETKPLEVKKVYDLPEIGPKDIYLLYHEELESLAQNIKGIKRIRFFMTFSEKYINHLTVLQNVGMTSIEPVMFEGKEIQPLQFLKAVLPDPASLGPRTKGKTNIGCIIQGIKDGEPKSYYVYNVCDHQVCYKEVGSQAISYTTGVPAMIGAKLVLEGKWKKPGVYNVEEFDPDPFMEELNKQGLPWKEEFNPTLLDD; via the coding sequence GTGGGAAAAGCTCTTATTATCGGTGCAGGTGGCGTAGCAAATGTTGTCGTTCACAAGTGCTGTCAAAATTCAGATGTATTTGAAGAAATATGTATTGCAAGTCGTACACAATCAAAGTGTATCGCAATAAAAGATTCGGTGAAAGACACAACCACCAAGATTCAAACGGCGCAGGTGGATGCAGACAAAACAGAAGAAGTCGTTGCACTTATTCGCCAATTTGAACCGGATATTGTCATTAATGTGGCACTACCCTACCAAGATTTAACTATTATGGATGCATGCCTAGAGACCGGTGTAGATTATCTGGATACAGCTAACTACGAGCCGCCGGAGGTACCAAAATTTGAATATAAATGGCAATGGGCATATAGAGAAAAATTTGAAAAAGCTGGCTTAACAGCAGTTCTTGGAAGTGGATTTGATCCTGGGGTAACAGGTGTTTTTTCAGCATATGCGATGAAGCATTATTTTGATGAAATTCACTATATAGATATCGTTGATGCCAATGCAGGCGATCATGGATACCCATTTGCAACGAACTTTAATCCAGAGATTAATATTCGTGAAATCACGGCCAATGGTCGGTATTTTGAAGAAGGCGACTGGGTTGAGACCAAGCCGTTGGAAGTGAAAAAAGTCTACGATTTACCTGAGATTGGACCCAAAGACATATATTTATTGTACCATGAGGAACTAGAATCTTTGGCACAAAATATTAAAGGGATTAAACGTATTCGCTTCTTTATGACGTTCTCAGAAAAGTATATTAATCACTTAACGGTTTTACAAAACGTAGGCATGACATCCATTGAACCGGTAATGTTTGAAGGCAAAGAAATTCAACCGTTGCAGTTTTTAAAAGCGGTTCTTCCAGACCCAGCTTCGTTAGGTCCAAGAACAAAAGGAAAGACAAACATAGGATGTATTATTCAGGGAATAAAAGATGGTGAACCTAAGAGCTATTATGTCTATAATGTTTGCGACCATCAAGTATGCTACAAAGAAGTAGGTTCACAAGCCATTTCTTATACAACAGGTGTTCCTGCAATGATCGGAGCAAAGCTTGTTCTTGAAGGAAAATGGAAGAAGCCGGGAGTATACAATGTGGAAGAGTTTGATCCAGATCCATTTATGGAAGAATTAAATAAACAAGGTCTTCCTTGGAAAGAAGAATTCAATCCGACATTATTAGATGATTAA
- a CDS encoding 4Fe-4S dicluster domain-containing protein — MRKYENRVQKIKNEVYAKVSEYAFEDTLTNHVLAIPAELNQGPNASLRCCVYHERAVTAERVQMSMGGDALNPNIIEVLESACDQCMEHRFVVTEACRGCLAHRCQAACPKHAISFINNRAIIDYDKCIECGRCHSACPYNAISDVLRPCIRVCPTKAISIDENKKAVIDEKKCIRCGACVYSCPFGAMQDKSELLEVIDHLKKQKKPIYAMIAPAIATQFEDVSLGQVVTALKNLGFKDVVEVALGADMVAIHEAEEFVEHIEQDKGFMTTSCCPAFVRYVHQEFPEIANHISTTISPMVATARLIKSIDPEAAVVFVGPCIAKKEEELFWEGERCVDYVLTFEELIGIVRSRHIDVTALEASPLNNASYYGRNFATSGGVAKAVSQILKTKDTELSYDVLVCNGIAECKKALTQAKLGRLGNVLIEGMACEGGCIKGPVTMQYGPIDRKKLENYCKEALEEKSEEAIDIFSDHKISMIREGQSC, encoded by the coding sequence ATGAGAAAATATGAAAATAGAGTACAGAAGATAAAAAATGAAGTGTATGCAAAAGTGAGTGAGTACGCATTTGAAGACACCTTAACGAACCATGTATTGGCAATACCTGCAGAGTTAAATCAAGGGCCTAATGCTTCTTTACGCTGTTGTGTGTATCATGAACGCGCAGTAACTGCAGAGCGGGTGCAGATGAGTATGGGAGGCGATGCGCTAAACCCAAATATTATTGAAGTACTTGAATCGGCATGTGATCAATGTATGGAACATCGATTTGTCGTCACAGAAGCGTGTCGAGGATGTTTGGCCCATCGTTGTCAAGCGGCCTGTCCAAAGCATGCCATTAGCTTTATTAATAATCGCGCGATTATTGACTATGATAAATGTATTGAATGTGGTCGTTGCCATAGTGCCTGTCCATATAATGCAATCAGCGATGTATTAAGACCGTGTATACGTGTATGTCCAACCAAGGCCATCTCTATAGATGAAAACAAAAAAGCTGTCATCGATGAAAAAAAATGTATTCGATGTGGTGCATGTGTCTACAGCTGTCCCTTTGGAGCAATGCAAGATAAGTCAGAACTGCTTGAAGTGATTGACCATCTTAAGAAACAAAAAAAACCGATCTATGCAATGATTGCACCTGCTATTGCCACCCAATTTGAAGATGTATCCCTAGGACAAGTAGTTACAGCGTTAAAAAACTTAGGGTTTAAAGATGTTGTCGAGGTAGCTCTTGGAGCAGATATGGTCGCTATCCATGAGGCAGAGGAGTTTGTTGAACATATTGAACAGGACAAAGGATTTATGACGACATCCTGTTGTCCGGCCTTTGTTCGTTACGTCCATCAAGAATTTCCCGAGATTGCCAACCATATCTCAACGACAATATCTCCAATGGTGGCAACGGCACGTTTGATTAAATCCATTGACCCTGAGGCAGCAGTTGTCTTTGTAGGACCTTGTATTGCCAAAAAAGAGGAAGAACTCTTCTGGGAAGGAGAACGTTGTGTAGACTATGTATTGACGTTTGAAGAATTAATTGGAATTGTTCGCTCAAGACATATTGATGTTACGGCGCTTGAAGCATCACCATTAAACAATGCATCCTATTATGGAAGAAACTTTGCCACTTCAGGTGGTGTTGCAAAGGCGGTTTCCCAGATTCTTAAGACCAAAGATACAGAGTTATCCTATGATGTATTGGTGTGCAATGGTATTGCTGAATGTAAAAAAGCCTTGACTCAGGCAAAGCTTGGGCGTTTAGGCAATGTTCTTATTGAAGGTATGGCGTGTGAAGGTGGCTGTATCAAAGGACCGGTAACGATGCAATATGGACCGATTGATCGGAAAAAATTGGAGAATTATTGTAAAGAAGCACTGGAAGAAAAGTCCGAAGAAGCGATTGATATTTTTTCAGACCACAAGATTTCTATGATACGGGAAGGTCAGTCTTGCTAA
- a CDS encoding thioredoxin family protein: MIIKILGSGCPNCKKLEMNTKKALKELNLDATVEKVEDFEKIMAYGVMSTPALVVDEEVKFSGRVASPKDIIKYLQ, translated from the coding sequence ATGATTATAAAAATTTTAGGTTCCGGTTGTCCAAATTGTAAGAAATTAGAAATGAACACAAAAAAAGCTCTTAAAGAGCTTAATTTAGATGCAACTGTAGAAAAAGTCGAAGACTTTGAAAAAATTATGGCATATGGCGTTATGAGCACTCCGGCTCTTGTGGTCGATGAGGAAGTTAAATTCTCAGGACGTGTCGCATCACCAAAAGATATTATCAAATATCTTCAATAA
- a CDS encoding permease, translating into MKVFQWLNNQLLKMDWLSRGVQSFVEKILGLDIDTQLGGSIHFFIYDVIKIFILLSVLIFTISYIQSFFPPERTRKILGRFNGLSANILAALLGTITPFCSCSSIPLFIGFTSAGLPIGVTFSFLISSPLVDLASVLLLASIFNWRIALAYVLVGLILAVIGGSLISRLKLEKYVEPFVYKNKLMEASQASLTRNERLGFAKDQVLDIIKKVWLYILVGVGIGALIHNWIPQDIISALLGQDKWYSVFLATLVGIPMYADIFGTLPIAEALVTKGVGIGTALSFMMAVTALSLPSLIMLKKVVKPKLLVIFTTIVTIGILIIGFAFNALGYLFI; encoded by the coding sequence ATGAAAGTTTTTCAATGGCTTAACAATCAGCTCTTAAAAATGGATTGGCTCTCTAGGGGCGTTCAATCCTTTGTTGAGAAAATACTTGGGCTAGATATCGACACACAACTTGGTGGTAGTATTCACTTTTTTATTTATGATGTTATTAAAATCTTTATACTACTTTCCGTATTAATTTTTACAATTTCATATATTCAAAGCTTTTTTCCACCTGAACGTACCCGAAAAATCTTAGGACGTTTTAATGGATTAAGCGCCAATATCCTCGCTGCACTTTTAGGAACGATCACGCCCTTTTGTTCCTGCTCTTCTATTCCTTTATTTATTGGCTTTACAAGTGCGGGGCTTCCTATTGGTGTTACTTTTTCTTTTTTAATTTCTTCTCCGTTAGTTGATCTTGCCTCTGTGCTACTCTTAGCTAGTATATTTAATTGGCGCATCGCTCTTGCCTATGTTTTGGTCGGACTTATTCTTGCCGTCATTGGTGGGAGTCTCATCAGTCGATTAAAACTGGAAAAATATGTAGAACCTTTTGTATATAAAAACAAGCTTATGGAAGCGTCTCAAGCATCTCTAACACGAAATGAGCGCCTTGGTTTTGCAAAAGATCAGGTCCTTGATATCATAAAAAAAGTATGGCTCTACATTCTTGTAGGTGTCGGAATTGGCGCGCTCATCCATAATTGGATTCCACAAGATATTATTAGCGCCCTTCTTGGACAAGACAAGTGGTATTCTGTATTTTTAGCTACACTGGTAGGTATCCCCATGTATGCAGATATTTTTGGAACATTACCCATCGCTGAAGCGCTTGTCACAAAAGGTGTTGGTATCGGGACTGCTCTAAGCTTCATGATGGCAGTAACTGCGCTATCGCTTCCTTCACTGATTATGTTAAAAAAAGTCGTTAAACCCAAACTATTAGTTATCTTTACCACTATTGTTACTATAGGTATACTCATTATTGGATTTGCATTCAATGCACTGGGCTATCTATTTATATAA
- a CDS encoding [Fe-Fe] hydrogenase large subunit C-terminal domain-containing protein gives MMKFIEFDKEKCDSCYKCLRICPTKAISFNKSERKIIDSLCIKCGLCQASCPQEALKITSQVDYVQSMIDAKETVVVSIAPSFVGAFGLSQPGKMVTALKKVGFSHVEETAFGAEIIANHYDACIEKNTQKNYITSCCPSANYLIEEYYPMLIPYVIPVVSPMIAHGRSIKKRYGANVKTVFIGPCLAKMAEAEELPDAIDAVVTFEELELVFKSEHIILSECEVDTFDAVGSQRGRAFPLGGSLRNPKNERREDHELRFIHVDGIDNCKEVLNELRLGNIEHCCIEMNICDGSCINGPDMPKNYLGRFQKEIYMREYAKQKDDAWFVENNTMRNNIHTDEPLDIERSFTDLQKNQQEPNSLIVREIMRKMGKYTSKDELNCGACGYKACYDKAKAVYFGYSDIETCLPYLREKAESLQNVMIENSPNGVLVIDNNLTIREVNPSFNQLFNQEQLPVKDMPIQLFLNDQVFIDNIKENLYIKNKKIYFEETNRYFIINMVCLEETNQRIIFLTDITGDEKRRKEFHEAKEKTLSKTQEVIDKQMRVAQEIASLLGETTAETKMSLKSLNQLFLDDGGVF, from the coding sequence ATGATGAAGTTCATTGAGTTTGATAAGGAAAAATGCGACAGTTGTTATAAGTGTCTTCGTATTTGCCCGACAAAGGCGATTAGTTTTAATAAATCAGAACGCAAAATAATCGATTCATTGTGTATTAAATGTGGATTATGCCAAGCTTCATGTCCTCAAGAAGCATTAAAAATTACAAGTCAAGTGGATTATGTTCAATCCATGATTGATGCAAAAGAAACGGTTGTTGTTTCGATTGCACCTTCTTTTGTGGGAGCATTTGGACTGAGTCAACCCGGGAAAATGGTGACTGCATTAAAAAAAGTTGGTTTTAGCCATGTTGAGGAAACTGCATTTGGTGCAGAAATAATTGCAAATCATTATGACGCATGTATTGAGAAAAATACACAGAAAAATTACATCACCAGCTGTTGTCCTTCCGCGAATTATCTGATTGAGGAATACTATCCAATGCTTATTCCATATGTTATACCTGTTGTATCTCCTATGATTGCACATGGCCGAAGTATTAAGAAGCGTTATGGCGCCAATGTAAAAACTGTATTTATTGGTCCATGCTTAGCAAAGATGGCAGAGGCAGAAGAACTCCCAGATGCTATTGATGCAGTGGTTACCTTTGAAGAATTAGAGTTAGTGTTTAAATCGGAACATATTATTCTAAGTGAATGTGAAGTGGATACTTTCGATGCAGTTGGCAGTCAGCGGGGAAGGGCATTTCCTTTGGGAGGAAGCTTAAGAAATCCCAAGAATGAACGCCGTGAAGACCATGAACTTCGTTTTATTCATGTTGATGGTATTGATAATTGTAAGGAAGTTCTCAATGAACTTCGCTTAGGCAATATTGAGCATTGCTGTATTGAAATGAATATTTGTGACGGAAGTTGTATCAACGGACCGGATATGCCTAAAAATTACCTGGGACGCTTTCAAAAAGAAATATATATGCGGGAATATGCAAAGCAAAAAGATGATGCATGGTTTGTAGAGAATAATACGATGCGCAACAATATTCATACAGATGAGCCATTAGATATCGAGCGAAGCTTTACGGATTTACAAAAAAATCAGCAAGAACCTAATTCGTTGATTGTTCGTGAAATTATGCGAAAGATGGGAAAATACACATCAAAAGATGAGTTGAACTGTGGAGCTTGCGGATATAAAGCGTGCTACGATAAAGCAAAAGCCGTCTATTTTGGATATTCAGATATTGAAACATGCTTGCCCTACTTAAGAGAAAAAGCAGAAAGCCTACAGAATGTTATGATAGAAAATAGCCCGAATGGTGTTCTTGTAATTGATAATAATTTAACAATAAGAGAGGTCAATCCTAGCTTCAATCAGTTGTTCAATCAAGAACAATTGCCGGTAAAGGACATGCCTATTCAATTGTTCTTAAATGATCAAGTGTTTATTGATAATATCAAGGAAAATCTGTATATAAAGAATAAAAAAATATACTTTGAAGAAACAAATCGTTATTTTATTATCAATATGGTGTGCTTAGAAGAAACGAATCAACGGATTATCTTTTTAACGGATATAACAGGCGATGAAAAGCGGAGAAAAGAGTTTCATGAAGCCAAAGAAAAGACATTATCAAAAACTCAGGAAGTTATCGACAAGCAGATGCGTGTTGCCCAAGAAATTGCGAGTCTACTCGGTGAGACAACAGCAGAGACAAAGATGAGTTTGAAAAGTCTTAATCAATTGTTTTTAGATGACGGAGGTGTATTTTAA
- a CDS encoding cysteine-rich small domain-containing protein encodes MKNSYRFFNNSACEYFPCHATTHPEAFNCLFCFCPLYLQKDCGGNFQMRGQVKDCSACKLPHHPKGYDYILKKLKETMGKEKGTGEAL; translated from the coding sequence ATGAAAAATAGTTATCGTTTTTTTAATAATTCAGCATGTGAGTATTTTCCATGCCATGCAACGACCCATCCCGAAGCATTTAACTGTCTGTTTTGTTTTTGCCCATTATATCTTCAAAAGGACTGTGGAGGTAATTTTCAGATGCGTGGACAGGTCAAAGATTGTTCAGCGTGTAAACTTCCCCATCACCCAAAAGGATATGACTATATCTTGAAAAAGCTAAAAGAAACTATGGGCAAGGAAAAGGGGACAGGTGAAGCGTTATGA
- a CDS encoding cobyric acid synthase: protein MRGLMIQGTSSDAGKSYLVTALCRIFADKGYQVAPFKSQNMSNNSYVTIFGEEIGRAQGVQSEAARQIPNVHMNPILLKPRKDTKSEVVLHGKVYKSYSGMDYGKEFTLSKGMDAVCESLNYIQDHYDMVIIEGAGSPAEVNLNDREIVNMRIAEAADVDVILVTDIDRGGSFASLIGTIELVFEHRHRIKGVIFNKFRGDLRLLQDGLDWFEAYTHIPVIGVIDYMQDIHIETEDAQSDALVFSRQKEEKDFDGKQKTLDIGIIHMERVSNNTDVEPFMYEPDCRLRIIRTADEFKEPHAIIIPGTKSTIDDLICLKENGLFDKIRAYQQRGGFVFGLCGGFQVLGEKIVDEEGVDHDHVQTIDGLGLLPIETMFNDKKRVTQVQGKVIASVFSKDKVCVDGYEIHLGQTQYKKQACPFIELEGQVLDGCIDSSGHVIGSYLHHIFHNDHFRQIWLNHIRQHYGFDLQPVVDTSQHKEAAYDLLAKRVAEALDMERVQKIIDKEDIRL, encoded by the coding sequence ATGAGAGGATTAATGATACAAGGGACAAGTTCAGATGCAGGAAAAAGTTACTTGGTTACAGCCTTATGCCGAATCTTTGCAGATAAGGGCTATCAAGTTGCTCCGTTTAAAAGCCAAAATATGTCCAATAACTCCTACGTGACTATTTTTGGCGAAGAAATCGGACGGGCACAAGGCGTACAATCGGAGGCAGCGCGTCAGATACCTAACGTCCATATGAATCCTATTTTGCTTAAGCCAAGAAAAGATACCAAAAGTGAAGTGGTTCTTCATGGAAAAGTATATAAAAGCTATTCGGGGATGGATTATGGAAAAGAGTTTACCCTTAGTAAAGGAATGGACGCAGTTTGCGAAAGTCTAAACTATATTCAGGACCATTATGACATGGTTATTATCGAAGGGGCAGGTTCGCCGGCAGAAGTTAATTTAAATGATCGGGAAATTGTCAATATGCGTATTGCAGAAGCGGCAGATGTGGATGTTATCTTAGTGACTGACATTGACCGCGGTGGTTCGTTTGCTAGCTTGATAGGGACGATTGAATTGGTTTTTGAACATCGTCACCGTATCAAAGGGGTCATCTTCAACAAATTCAGAGGTGACCTTCGCCTATTGCAAGATGGACTGGATTGGTTTGAAGCCTACACCCATATCCCGGTCATTGGTGTGATTGATTATATGCAAGACATCCATATTGAGACAGAAGATGCGCAAAGCGATGCGCTGGTTTTTTCGCGTCAAAAGGAAGAAAAAGATTTCGATGGAAAGCAAAAAACTTTGGATATTGGCATTATTCATATGGAACGTGTGAGCAACAATACAGATGTTGAGCCGTTTATGTACGAACCGGATTGCCGTTTAAGGATTATTCGTACAGCAGATGAATTTAAAGAACCCCATGCGATTATTATTCCTGGAACCAAGTCAACGATTGATGACTTGATCTGTTTAAAGGAAAATGGACTTTTTGATAAAATTCGTGCCTATCAACAAAGGGGTGGTTTTGTCTTTGGCTTGTGTGGTGGATTTCAAGTTTTGGGAGAAAAAATTGTTGATGAGGAAGGCGTAGACCATGATCATGTGCAAACGATTGATGGATTGGGACTTCTTCCGATAGAGACCATGTTTAATGATAAAAAAAGAGTAACTCAAGTCCAGGGTAAAGTTATTGCATCTGTATTTTCAAAAGACAAGGTTTGTGTGGACGGCTATGAAATTCACCTTGGACAGACTCAATATAAAAAACAGGCGTGTCCATTTATTGAACTGGAGGGACAAGTCCTTGATGGGTGTATTGATTCAAGTGGACATGTCATTGGATCATATTTGCACCATATATTTCATAATGATCACTTTCGTCAAATTTGGCTCAATCATATTCGACAACACTATGGATTTGATTTACAACCGGTAGTAGATACAAGTCAGCATAAGGAAGCAGCGTATGACCTTTTGGCAAAAAGAGTTGCAGAGGCTCTTGATATGGAACGTGTCCAAAAAATAATTGACAAAGAGGATATACGGTTATGA